GCCTGCTGCGGCAGTGGAGCGAGAACGTCGGGGTGGACCTGGTCGCCCAGGCGAAGCTGATGGCGGAGCAGTACTGCTAGCGCGAGACGGAGCAGTCAAGGAGGCGGCCCTGCCAGTGCCGACCGACGGCGCGCGGGCGAGGCCGCCGGCGCTACTGGGGGGCGGTTTCCTGGCAGGGGGGCCTGCGGTACAGTAGCGTCAGCAGGAACCCGAGCCCCAGGAACGCCGCTGCCAGGTACAGCGCAAACACGAAGCTGCCTGACCGGCCGTTCACCCACTCCATCAGCATCGGCCCGAGCGCGCCCCCCGCCCCCCACGCCAGCAGTATCTTCCCGTACACCTGGCCCATGCAGCGCGTGCCGAAGGTGTCGGCGGCGAAGGCCGGCATGACGGCGAAGCCGGCCCCGTAGCAGCCGAGGATGTAGCAGCAGGCGAGGGTGAAGAGGACCGGGTGGGTGAGGTGCGGGAGGAGCAGGAACACGGGGATCTGGGTCAGGAAGAGGGCCAGGAAGGTGCACTTGCGGCCGATGACATCGGAGAGAGCGGCCCAGCAGATGCGCCCCAGGCCGTTGGCGAGCGACCCCAGGAGCACAATGGTCCCGGCCACGACCGCGGACACCCGCAGTTGCTGCTGCGCCAGCGGCGAGAGGTTGCTGATGAGGGCCAGGCCCGCCGTGACGTTGATGAACAGCAGCGCCCAGAGCAGGTAGAACTGGAACATGCCCAGGGCGCGCCACAGGTCGCATTCACGCTGAGGCGGGGCATCGGTCACAGTGGTGGGGGCCGCCGGCGGGTTGTTCAGCTTCAGGGCGGCCAGGAGCATGCCGACCAGGAAGACGCCTGCCGCGAGGTAGAAGGTGTGAGCCAGGCCCAGCCGGGGGATGAGCAGCGGCGCGATCTGCCCCATGACCGCCGCCCCCAGGCCGAAGCCCATCACGGCCAGGCCGGTGATGAGGCCGCGTTTGTCGGGGAACCAGCGCACGAGCACCGCAATGGGTGTAATGTACCCCAGGCCGTTGCCGATGCCGCCGATGACCCCGTAGCCCACCCACAGCAGCCACAGGCTGTTCAACTCGTCAGCCAGCCCCGCCAGGGCCGTGCCCAGGCTGAACAGCACGGCCGCCAGCAGCGCGACGCTGCGGCTGCCGGCACGATCCACGAACCGCCCCCCGAAGGCCGCCCCTAACGAGATGCAGACGATGGCGAGGGTGAAGGTCAGCGTGGCCTGCGTGTTCGTCCAGCCATGGGCGGCGAGCAGGGGCTTCTTGAAGACACTCCAGGCGTACACCGTGCCCAGGATGATCTGCATGGCGACGCCGGCCACAGCCACGTGCCAGCGCGGCATGGCGTTCGGCTCTCCGGCCTGTCCGCAAGCGCTCGGCGCTGCCACCGTCATTGCCTCCGTCTCCGGAACGGCCCGACACGTCGGTCAGCTCTGCGGTGCGTCCTGGCCTACAGCCCCAGCACCCGGCGCAACACCGGCTCCAGCCCCCGGGCCATGCTGGTGAAGCCGATGTCATTGGGGTGACTCAGA
Above is a genomic segment from bacterium containing:
- a CDS encoding OFA family MFS transporter; translated protein: MPRWHVAVAGVAMQIILGTVYAWSVFKKPLLAAHGWTNTQATLTFTLAIVCISLGAAFGGRFVDRAGSRSVALLAAVLFSLGTALAGLADELNSLWLLWVGYGVIGGIGNGLGYITPIAVLVRWFPDKRGLITGLAVMGFGLGAAVMGQIAPLLIPRLGLAHTFYLAAGVFLVGMLLAALKLNNPPAAPTTVTDAPPQRECDLWRALGMFQFYLLWALLFINVTAGLALISNLSPLAQQQLRVSAVVAGTIVLLGSLANGLGRICWAALSDVIGRKCTFLALFLTQIPVFLLLPHLTHPVLFTLACCYILGCYGAGFAVMPAFAADTFGTRCMGQVYGKILLAWGAGGALGPMLMEWVNGRSGSFVFALYLAAAFLGLGFLLTLLYRRPPCQETAPQ